In Sphaerodactylus townsendi isolate TG3544 linkage group LG13, MPM_Stown_v2.3, whole genome shotgun sequence, one DNA window encodes the following:
- the SPRY3 gene encoding LOW QUALITY PROTEIN: protein sprouty homolog 3 (The sequence of the model RefSeq protein was modified relative to this genomic sequence to represent the inferred CDS: substituted 1 base at 1 genomic stop codon), which yields MPHSSSTAERSPEDSMDSVAEELQQVLSIDQIRAIRASNDYVDRPSVSFKQAHSIPSLSQQQGVPKPEVAQERLTSSAFQDLHPPHQALTFQQPLSHSSTASSISHSTRPFFRATAAHRDHPRDSVSPCPDALEAGDPQTRRAAEHRXPAPAFHSGHLFICEECGRCKCARCAAARSLPSCWLCNQRCLCSPENLIDYGTCLCCVKGIFYHCSSDDEDTCADDPCSCGPGSCCARWVAMSFLSLPAMPCLCCYFPTLGCLKLCQRATYTLKRPGCRCQSHTNTVCRKISSSSGAAFPKTLDKPV from the coding sequence atgccccactcATCCAGCACAGCTGAGCGCAGCCCCGAAGACAGCATGGACTCCGTGGCCGAGGAGCTGCAGCAGGTCCTTTCCATTGACCAGATCCGTGCCATCCGTGCCTCCAACGACTACGTGGACCGACCTTCGGTGTCCTTCAAGCAAGCTCACTCCATCCCCTCTTTGTCCCAGCAGCAGGGGGTTCCTAAACCGGAGGTGGCACAGGAGCGGCTGACGTCCTCTGCCTTCCAGGACCTGCACCCGCCGCACCAGGCGCTGACTTTCCAGCAGCCTCTGAGCCATTCCAGCACTGCCAGCTCCATCTCCCACAGCACCCGCCCTTTTTTTCGAGCAACGGCTGCTCATCGGGATCACCCTCGCGACTCGGTCTCTCCCTGCCCGGACGCACTCGAAGCTGGCGACCCACAAACCCGAAGAGCTGCTGAGCACCGGTAGCCAGCCCCCGCCTTCCATTCCGGCCACCTCTTCATCTGCGAGGAATGCGGCCGCTGCAAGTGTGCCCGCTGTGCGGCTGCCCGCAGCTTGCCCTCCTGCTGGCTTTGCAACCAGCGCTGCCTCTGCTCGCCGGAGAACCTCATTGACTATGGGACTTGCCTGTGCTGCGTCAAGGGCATCTTCTACCACTGCTCCTCAGACGACGAGGACACCTGTGCCGACGACCCGTGCTCGTGCGGCCCCGGCTCCTGCTGTGCCCGCTGGGTTGCCATGAGTTTCCTCTCTTTGCCTGCCATGCCCTGCCTGTGCTGCTACTTTCCTACCTTGGGTTGCCTCAAACTTTGCCAGCGGGCTACTTACACCCTGAAACGGCCCGGCTGCCGCTGCCAGAGCCACACCAACACGGTGTGTCGGAAGATCTCCTCTTCTAGCGGGGCGGCTTTCCCCAAGACTTTGGACAAGCCGGTAtga